Proteins from a genomic interval of Salinarchaeum sp. Harcht-Bsk1:
- a CDS encoding ATP-binding protein → MALDDFTEYDPDEDDASGDAVEDESARDADEEATDVHTASEASADDAAGLTYETADAEAPERVDGLGILSTSRGLRIDETGEETELQAYVTAPNRSDVRVGSYVLVPYPERGDPGASGERLFCRVAGLEYAQEFQSDDATELRARRAMREGAIDETDYKFLADLDPVAIIYEDGIDEETGDPEQKRRATDRVPKPETTVHRARDADEIKTGLKIPGDGIFLGHLAVGGERVTTAAAPPTIDYRLNDDYTAGDPLLFRHTLIAGGTGSGKTHAAKNVLRQVLDDERTYPMGDGREVQAAVVQFDPQDEYAQLHDDNPDLDADTARQYEREGIANGGHDDTLAFVPKVGSATYDGGGHRAEQVEFTVPFSMVRGNPWLVAGSGLNDNQYQALHELLDRFFGQYGSDGTYDQFTEFMDDPALREELDETGRVHEATFDAVFRRVRGFGHVFDQDARPITDQVRDLVRPGGLSVVPTYHISDSRAAEVVVLAVATLLVDEKLSSDPTYDRIKDTPLIVGMDEAHNYLTDADSVQARRVIGTFTDAAKQGRKERLGLFLVTQDPQDIHDAVFKQINSTVVLNLGDEDAISAVNIPTALEQKVPYMEQGQMVVYSPDNSEPVELVGLEHCLVKHE, encoded by the coding sequence ATGGCCCTCGACGACTTCACCGAGTACGATCCCGACGAGGACGACGCGTCGGGCGACGCAGTCGAGGACGAGAGCGCGCGGGACGCCGACGAGGAGGCCACCGACGTCCACACAGCCTCGGAGGCGTCAGCCGACGACGCGGCGGGGCTCACCTACGAGACGGCCGACGCCGAGGCGCCCGAGCGGGTGGACGGCCTCGGCATCCTCTCGACCTCGCGCGGGCTCAGGATCGACGAGACGGGCGAGGAGACCGAACTCCAGGCCTACGTTACGGCGCCGAACCGGAGCGACGTGCGCGTGGGATCGTACGTCCTCGTTCCGTATCCCGAGAGGGGCGATCCCGGGGCCTCCGGCGAGCGCCTGTTCTGTCGCGTCGCCGGCCTCGAGTACGCCCAGGAGTTCCAGAGCGACGACGCGACGGAGCTCCGGGCTCGCCGTGCGATGCGCGAGGGAGCCATCGACGAGACCGACTACAAGTTCCTCGCCGACCTCGATCCCGTCGCGATCATCTACGAGGACGGCATCGACGAGGAGACCGGCGACCCCGAGCAGAAGCGTCGCGCGACCGATCGGGTCCCCAAACCGGAGACGACCGTCCACCGCGCCAGGGACGCCGACGAGATCAAGACCGGGCTGAAGATCCCCGGCGACGGCATCTTCCTCGGCCACCTCGCCGTCGGTGGCGAGCGCGTGACGACTGCCGCGGCGCCGCCCACCATCGACTACCGGCTCAACGACGACTACACCGCCGGCGACCCGCTGCTCTTCCGGCACACCCTGATCGCGGGTGGCACTGGCTCCGGGAAGACCCACGCCGCGAAGAACGTCCTCCGGCAGGTCCTCGACGACGAGCGGACGTATCCGATGGGCGACGGCCGCGAGGTTCAGGCGGCCGTCGTGCAGTTCGACCCCCAGGACGAGTACGCCCAACTGCACGACGACAACCCCGATCTCGACGCCGACACGGCCCGACAGTACGAGCGGGAGGGCATCGCCAACGGCGGCCACGACGACACGCTCGCCTTCGTCCCGAAGGTCGGTTCGGCGACCTACGACGGCGGCGGGCACCGCGCCGAGCAGGTGGAGTTCACCGTCCCCTTCTCGATGGTGCGGGGCAACCCCTGGCTCGTCGCGGGCAGCGGACTCAACGACAATCAGTACCAGGCGCTCCACGAACTGCTCGACCGATTCTTCGGCCAGTACGGCAGTGATGGGACCTACGATCAGTTCACGGAATTCATGGACGACCCGGCGCTTCGCGAAGAACTCGACGAGACCGGGCGCGTCCACGAGGCGACGTTCGACGCCGTCTTCCGGCGCGTCCGTGGCTTCGGGCACGTCTTCGACCAGGACGCCCGGCCGATCACCGACCAGGTTCGGGACCTCGTGCGTCCCGGCGGGCTCTCCGTCGTCCCGACCTACCACATCTCCGACTCCCGGGCTGCGGAGGTCGTCGTGCTCGCCGTCGCGACGCTCCTCGTCGACGAGAAACTCTCCAGTGATCCGACCTACGACCGGATCAAGGATACCCCGCTGATCGTCGGGATGGACGAGGCTCACAACTACCTCACCGACGCCGACAGCGTCCAGGCCCGGCGCGTGATCGGGACGTTCACCGACGCCGCGAAACAGGGCCGGAAGGAGCGCCTCGGCCTGTTCCTCGTCACGCAGGACCCCCAGGACATCCACGACGCCGTGTTCAAGCAGATCAACTCCACCGTCGTCCTCAACCTCGGCGACGAGGACGCCATTTCGGCGGTGAACATCCCGACCGCGCTCGAACAAAAGGTGCCCTACATGGAACAGGGGCAGATGGTCGTCTACTCGCCGGACAACTCCGAGCCAGTCGAACTCGTCGGTCTCGAACACTGTCTCGTCAAACACGAGTGA
- a CDS encoding universal stress protein, which produces MKRVLVAYDGSQQADAALDHALAEFSDAELHVLCVLDPAEATYASTEEMPAVADGWYDEATEEAERILAEAEERAGDRELVTAHVVGRPGHSIVEYAEEHDVDQVVTGSHGRTGVARLLLGSVAETIVRRSPVPVTVVR; this is translated from the coding sequence ATGAAACGCGTCCTCGTCGCGTACGACGGCTCACAGCAAGCAGACGCCGCGCTCGACCACGCGCTGGCGGAGTTCTCCGACGCCGAACTCCACGTGCTCTGCGTGCTGGATCCAGCGGAAGCCACCTACGCCTCGACGGAGGAGATGCCCGCCGTCGCCGACGGCTGGTACGACGAGGCCACGGAGGAAGCCGAGCGCATCCTCGCGGAAGCCGAGGAGCGAGCGGGCGACCGCGAACTTGTCACGGCACACGTCGTCGGCCGACCCGGCCACTCGATCGTCGAGTACGCAGAGGAACACGACGTCGACCAGGTGGTCACCGGCAGTCACGGTCGGACCGGCGTCGCACGGCTGCTCCTCGGGAGCGTCGCGGAGACGATCGTGCGTCGCTCGCCGGTGCCCGTGACGGTCGTTCGGTAG
- a CDS encoding RNA-binding protein, whose protein sequence is MASVPFHYVDLRTFVYATEHEQRVEDALRHFLPEDAELERQATEGHLGDRILVLSTRLENADDVRHVLSVVAESDDFGTLEDELDHRVTDNCELFVSLDKQAAFGGETRLGDGITLRAKVEAYPAKREAAVENAAEALQQFQDAA, encoded by the coding sequence ATGGCGAGCGTCCCGTTCCACTACGTGGACCTGCGGACGTTCGTCTACGCGACGGAGCACGAGCAGCGCGTCGAGGACGCCCTCCGGCACTTCCTTCCCGAGGACGCCGAACTCGAGCGGCAGGCAACCGAGGGCCACCTCGGAGATCGCATCCTCGTCCTCTCGACGCGATTGGAGAACGCCGACGACGTCCGGCACGTGCTCTCCGTCGTCGCCGAGAGCGACGACTTCGGGACGCTCGAGGACGAACTCGACCATCGCGTCACCGACAACTGCGAACTGTTCGTGAGCCTCGACAAGCAGGCTGCCTTCGGCGGCGAGACGCGCCTCGGCGACGGCATCACGCTCCGCGCGAAGGTCGAGGCCTATCCCGCGAAGCGCGAGGCCGCCGTCGAGAACGCCGCGGAAGCGCTCCAGCAGTTCCAGGACGCGGCCTGA